Proteins from a genomic interval of Pseudodesulfovibrio nedwellii:
- a CDS encoding ABC transporter ATP-binding protein, producing MSHPAISLDAINKTFFPQGEKKNGDTESGIEVLKSITLDVDSGEFIALQGTSGSGKSTLLHIIGLLDRPTAGVYRLLGRDAASLDDDAQSDLRNLSLGFVFQSFYLIPYATALENVILPGLYSGKPRAELLARAGVLMEQIGLADRMDFKPSRLSGGQQQRVAMARALLNEPQIILADEPTGQLDSATSSEIMKLFHSVHEAGQTIVLVTHDEDVAKEAGRVIRLHDGCIVEDTRV from the coding sequence CCCGCAGGGAGAAAAAAAGAACGGTGATACCGAGTCGGGTATCGAGGTGCTCAAGTCCATCACACTCGATGTTGATTCCGGTGAATTCATTGCCTTGCAAGGTACGTCCGGCTCCGGCAAGTCCACACTTTTGCACATAATTGGTTTGCTCGACCGGCCTACGGCCGGGGTTTACCGACTGCTTGGCAGGGATGCCGCTTCTCTCGATGACGATGCCCAGTCTGATCTACGTAATTTATCCCTCGGGTTTGTGTTCCAGTCCTTTTATCTTATTCCCTATGCCACGGCCTTGGAGAACGTCATCCTGCCCGGATTGTATTCTGGCAAGCCGCGAGCCGAGTTGCTCGCTCGGGCCGGTGTGCTCATGGAGCAGATTGGGTTGGCTGATCGTATGGATTTTAAGCCTTCACGACTTTCCGGTGGGCAGCAGCAGCGAGTGGCCATGGCCCGTGCGTTGCTCAACGAGCCGCAGATTATCCTCGCAGACGAACCAACCGGGCAGCTTGATTCTGCAACATCGTCCGAGATCATGAAGCTTTTTCATTCTGTGCATGAAGCCGGACAGACCATTGTGTTGGTAACGCACGACGAAGATGTTGCCAAGGAAGCCGGACGAGTTATCCGGTTACACGATGGGTGCATCGTCGAGGATACACGAGTTTAG